One window of Populus nigra chromosome 5, ddPopNigr1.1, whole genome shotgun sequence genomic DNA carries:
- the LOC133693353 gene encoding uncharacterized protein LOC133693353 isoform X2: MEEGEMIFHGMKRKQLQALCKKHGILANKSNAEMAHLLTLTLKANENPTTQGYGEVPNESDSTNVPKKSKNVKFSPDVEVREYEPSVYKGRKRSLVDSGKVNCSLPRARNRVQRTVERHVDKVVLPVVGKKRGRGGEKKGSVGVENVDFSDKPQPPVITKDGGAQLVKGGDNLSRRQLKSREVVIEKNVEGGEGDLVVSRKNSKRGVSRKRGNSEGSALLDEVSLENVSANDDARPANVPSRPRRSVRKNVSTSLLSVELGKSGIVGRTTRSRARVENTSVADNKAQTFEVHDECEKVLQTEEPLKGIGSYALGRKSFVPQKGVAVEILIDEGVESGKGNRRSRRNARNKEGTSLSSGDFSKTEIVGRTTRSHSKLEENTSSLTANKSETIEIQDKCEKVNRRSRRNARNKEGTSLSSGDFSKTEIVGRTTRSHSKLEENTSSLTANKSETIEIQDKCEKVLQDEELLKDLGRYTLRRKSMVPPKGVEVVTLPEEGLEYVKDIRRSKRNMVKDTDSKSIMQVAISKRAKFGAQVAGNACAVGSAVEVTKVNKEQNRAVQLGESLKAQGRNASRQKHVTAQKGKEESEGPEVKRETRKQPRNPYLKAVNEVEASVQSRGGIEKAAVPIGHLRRSRRNTVVSSSTFATDELGTVEAVGKVGQLKRKRNPMMEKDASAVVGECLVGKPSRQSTKRASKSDLVGYTFLDKTVEKKEQSISALPTMVEEAIFTEEMRNQDTGLILPEATGDKYNFSLNRWEEVLKTSDKKGSQSKTSELRRTSFFEVSALCSDIQEGIYRKTILQETSSPTSISLTPVSACANQETLKNASQPAVLNEEANIVVGDMEKLDVDDPSCRSTDDGADSGLEKGLERKELGEDLRLESRDVNDCSTEVDRTFALEDGICDLENTGQYITGNNNEYEEAPCEDRASPAAGEEMVSLGTEINLQENGDVLTEAAEEKQNLISEGNSGDVSQLSRGTRIHELLDGEGTCLSVPEQGTDEGENCSAATVPSQSTGIGKQRLSFSSGDASVGRNILHQDEKSTTKSNSSCKDGKHVLEEKEAASDALPQSSLKELQDKKEDNIAITRETEVTLHSDSDIVSTGVNASPMLSEELSCYNEMIAKINCSIDATVDAPISKFHETVMDMNSGRDMDEESDVEQCETKGEESGCAVVTEHGDDSGCQKVSAKVNANADSCLVHLVSEGTEGFEGETFDMMMGRSSDFRVSSKEMVNGTNMAREQCAHVVRKETANDALLAELCDYSSGEEVAANLNGNADTSLTPAIYKEIEISGRKNVGSGENTSKSTKGNNMWTDHETLPVGSDSNAGTFAQGMDEHLDEEKTAEMSGGELCDHISRDGEAADKKPLMVTTERLDMSDTQNEGTPQRNSPSRPSDLCDRIGGAGEAVDKESLMVTAERLDMSHTEDEGTAQSSGPVGLDCERIGETSNVVMSTELEPGVEAGKFDNLKEGNALELERSTSIASENHISMDAIAAFMKEDVEKVGDDSKLKHSNIDDEKKYSIFALQHVTSKGIAEHSVEELLHENKDDCNVVSKDASKNIEADEAGSVAIGGKICFEKIDDSNNWTEGTPISLKQKLFAESSSGTCGMGSFTDAVSVLHVLLSQTTDHIPPQLLTGSDASASFTNWELNLIQGKTEHDQVESDEEALKDNLTSNDSEHTTKVNKNVEEISFTNWEANLIQVNGEQEQVEESDGEALKDSLISNDVEHTVWVNKNVEEILFTDREVNLILGNGEQHQVEESDGVALKDNSIINDPLDEHGAETSISNNTFDDAPQDLKVDNISYPEIQNTCETGLGAIDKVSSVTPSKMGILEEVGIGGTFQPVIPVEASPETAKCSLQKTSLSCSKPEQNVSSEQLVFNDTYCSLPEITSVCSVVQKNGPVSCEGRFVPQLYCKDMSNYGGEETTCNNIGSNPTEQGEFHREDYEVLIAQNVGSEEVTEALNDATDDTSLETNRSDPREVAIEQANEHPDEVNESALMIGLDCQPQNQQSCQRERESHAIETEAAHCLHKLDVGVFSKEIVDFGNGIVTSPFKCQRDVDSPAGSSFSVSQHHITENDAWELNLFFGENEQDENQTSDTRFLLTNLKKEDAGKVEENIVVTEHATVQVAEEQQGELGQVMDEKIEEAKHTFFTILDELNFEDSEGSKKQVCVPLEVDSIQECINCENHENKSVNTEHSYDSAEKEIWIDVAEVNACHDAVSSEQRVECDLIYLKQHNNENLSGEDVGVTKDLSVDVSSKPDVPILDQSPEITNSAISKEIAVGDDQKRQMKLPSPQKTTSCAEDEESHSSDAKQLNISMVKVKINKTGFVQATPRKMVTYTGMKENLASIKREQRGNMTAPNALSKRRALGNLRNN; the protein is encoded by the exons atggaagaaggagaaatgattTTTCATGGCATGAAGAGAAAACAACTGCAAGCGCTTTGTAAAAAGCATGGAATTCTTGCAAATAAATCCAATGCCGAAATGGCTCATTTGTTGACTTTGACTCTCAAG GCAAATGAAAATCCCACAACGCAAGGTTATGGTGAAGTACCAAACGAGAGTGATTCCACGAATGTgcctaaaaaatcaaagaatgttAAATTCAGCCCTGATGTTGAAGTACGTGAATACGAGCCTTCGGTGTATAAAGGAAGGAAGAGGAGCTTGGTTGATTCTGGGAAAGTTAATTGTTCTCTCCCTAGAGCTAGGAATAGAGTGCAGAGAACAGTTGAAAGACATGTAGATAAGGTTGTTTTGCCGGTTGTTgggaagaagagaggaagaggaggagagaAGAAAGGGAGTGTTGGAGTGGAAAATGTTGATTTTAGTGATAAGCCACAACCTCCTGTAATTACGAAGGATGGAGGTGCTCAACTCGTGAAGGGTGGAGATAATTTGAGTAGGAGGCAATTGAAAAGTAGAGAGGTGGTGATTGAAAAGAATGTGGAAGGGGGTGAAGGAGATTTGGTTGTTTCGAGGAAGAATTCGAAACGGGGAGTTTCTAGAAAGAGAGGGAATAGCGAGGGGAGTGCTTTGTTGGATGAAGTTTCTCTAGAGAATGTAAGTGCAAACGACGATGCTAGACCTGCAAATGTCCCGTCGAGACCAAGAAGAAGTGTTAGGAAGAATGTAAGTACTTCACTATTGAGTGTGGAGTTGGGAAAAAGTGGAATTGTTGGCAGGACTACTCGATCACGGGCGAGGGTAGAGAATACTTCTGTAGCTGATAATAAAGCTCAAACCTTCGAGGTTCATGATGAATGTGAAAAGGTTCTCCAGACTGAAGAACCTTTGAAGGGTATCGGTAGTTATGCTTTGGGAAGAAAATCTTTTGTGCCTCAGAAGGGGGTGGCAGTAGAAATTCTAATTGATGAAGGTGTTGAATCAGGGAAGGGTAACAGGCGTTCAAGAAGAAATGCTAGGAACAAGGAAGGTACTTCATTATCGAGTGGAGATTTCAGCAAAACTGAAATTGTTGGCAGGACTACTCGGTCACACTCTAAGTTGGAGGAAAATACTTCTTCCCTTACTGCAAATAAATCTGAAACCATTGAGATTCAGGATAAATGTGAAAAGGTTAACAGGCGTTCAAGAAGAAATGCAAGGAACAAGGAAGGTACTTCATTATCGAGTGGAGATTTCAGCAAAACTGAAATTGTTGGCAGGACTACTCGGTCACACTCTAAGTTGGAGGAAAATACTTCTTCCCTTACTGCAAATAAATCTGAAACCATTGAGATTCAGGATAAATGTGAAAAGGTTCTTCAAGATGAAGAATTGTTGAAGGATTTGGGTAGATATACTTTGAGACGTAAATCTATGGTGCCTCCGAAGGGAGTAGAGGTAGTAACCTTGCCTGAAGAAGGTCTTGAATATGTAAAGGATATCAGGCGATCAAAAAGAAATATGGTAAAGGATACAGATTCCAAATCTATTATGCAAGTTGCTATTAGTAAGAGGGCAAAGTTTGGAGCTCAGGTTGCAGGGAATGCTTGTGCAGTTGGAAGTGCAGTTGAGGTTACCAAGGTTAACAAGGAGCAGAACAGGGCTGTTCAGCTTGGGGAATCTTTGAAGGCTCAAGGTAGAAATGCTTCAAGACAGAAACATGTTACAGCTCAAAAGGGCAAGGAGGAAAGTGAAGGGCCAGAGGTAAAAAGGGAAACCAGGAAGCAACCAAGGAATCCATATTTGAAGGCAGTTAACGAGGTCGAAGCTTCTGTACAGTCTAGAGGTGGGATTGAAAAGGCTGCGGTACCCATTGGCCATCTGAGGAGGTCCAGACGCAACACTGTTGTGTCAAGCTCTACTTTTGCCACCGATGAATTAGGAACTGTTGAAGCTGTTGGTAAGGTTGGGCAACTGAAACGAAAGCGTAACCCAATGATGGAGAAAGATGCTTCTGCCGTTGTGGGTGAATGTTTAGTTGGTAAACCTTCAAGACAATCCACAAAACGTGCCTCTAAAAGTGACTTGGTTGGATATACCTTCCTGGACAAAACTGTTGAAAAGAAGGAACAGAGTATATCTGCACTTCCAACTATGGTAGAGGAAGCTATATTTACTGAAGAAATGCGAAATCAGGACACTGGATTGATCTTGCCAGAAGCCACAGgggacaaatataatttcagttTGAACCGCTGGGAGGAAGTTCTTAAAACTTCTGACAAGAAGGGGTCTCAGAGTAAAACAAGTGAATTGAGAAGAACCAGTTTCTTCGAAGTCTCTGCATTATGCTCTGACATTCAGGAGGgcatatatagaaaaacaattttgcaGGAAACTTCGTCTCCAACATCAATATCACTAACGCCAGTATCTGCTTGTGCAAACCAAGAAACGCTAAAGAATGCAAGTCAGCCTGCAGTCCTTAACGAGGAGGCTAATATTGTCGTAGGTGACATGGAGAAACTTGACGTGGATGATCCATCATGCAGATCTACAGATGACGGTGCAGATTCTG GGCTGGAGAAAGGACTTGAAAGAAAAGAACTGGGAGAAGACTTACGCTTAGAAAGTCGCGATGTCAATGATTGTTCAACTGAAGTTGATAGAACATTTGCTCTGGAGGATGGTATCTGTGATCTAGAAAATACTGGACAGTACATTACAGGAAATAACAATGAGTATGAAGAGGCACCTTGTGAGGATAGAGCATCACCAGCTGCTGGCGAAGAGATGGTCAGTTTGGGCACTGAAATAAACTTACAGGAGAATGGTGATGTCCTCACCGAAGCTGCTGAAGAGAAACAAAATCTTATTTCAGAGGGAAACTCTGGCGATGTTTCTCAGCTTTCTAGAGGAACACGCATACATGAACTTTTAGATGGAGAAGGAACCTGTCTGAGTGTCCCAGAACAAGGCACCGATGAAGGTGAAAATTGTTCTGCAGCCACTGTACCTTCACAAT CCACTGGTATTGGCAAGCAAAGATTGTCCTTTTCTTCAGGTGATGCCTCTGTGGGCAGGAACATACTACAtcaag ATGAGAAATCAACAACAAAGAGTAATTCAAGTTGTAAGGATGGAAAGCATGTTCTGGAGGAAAAGGAAGCTGCTTCAGATGCTTTGCCACAATCTTCTCTGAAGGAATTGCAAGATAAAAAGGAGGATAATATTGCAATAACAAGAGAAACTGAAGTCACCTTGCACAGTGACAGTGACATAGTATCAACTGGAGTGAATGCTTCACCGATGCTTTCTGAGGAGCTCAGTTGTTACAATGAGATGATTGCAAAAATAAACTGCAGCATTGATGCTACCGTTGATGCGCCTATTAGCAAGTTCCATGAAACTGTTATGGATATGAACAGTGGCCGAGACATGGATGAAGAGTCGGATGTTGAACAATGTGAAACTAAGGGAGAAGAATCAGGATGCGCTGTAGTAACTGAGCACGGTGATGACAGTGGTTGCCAGAAGGTGTCTGCAAAGGTAAATGCCAACGCTGACTCCTGTTTAGTTCATTTGGTTTCTGAAGGAACGGAAGGTTTTGAAGGGGAAACATTTGATATGATGATGGGCCGTTCTAGTGATTTCCGTGTATCAAGTAAAGAGATGGTCAATGGTACAAATATGGCTAGAGAACAGTGCGCTCACGTTGTCAGGAAGGAAACTGCAAATGATGCTCTCTTAGCTGAGCTTTGTGATTACAGCAGCGGCGAGGAGGTGGCTGCCAATCTGAATGGCAATGCTGATACAAGTCTGACTCCAGCCatttataaagaaattgaaatttcagGGCGAAAGAATGTTGGATCGGGCGAAAACACTTCTAAGAGCACAAAAGGAAATAATATGTGGACAGACCACGAAACCTTACCTGTAGGTAGTGATTCCAATGCTGGCACTTTTGCACAAGGTATGGATGAGCACTTAGATGAAGAGAAAACTGCAGAAATGAGTGGTGGTGAACTCTGTGATCATATCAGTAGAGATGGTGAAGCAGCTGACAAAAAACCACTAATGGTAACAACCGAAAGATTGGACATGTCAGACACACAAAATGAAGGAACTCCACAACGAAATAGTCCTTCACGGCCCAGTGATCTTTGTGATCGTATAGGTGGAGCTGGTGAAGCAGTTGACAAAGAATCATTAATGGTGACAGCTGAAAGATTGGACATGTCGCACACAGAAGATGAAGGAACCGCACAATCAAGTGGTCCTGTGGGGCTTG ATTGTGAGCGTATTGGTGAAACATCAAATGTAGTTATGAGCACCGAGCTTGAACCCGGAGTTGAGGCTGGTAAATTTGATAATCTCAAAGAGGGGAATGCTTTAGAGCTAGAAAGAAGTACTTCCATTGCTTCAGAAAACCATATCTCTATGGATGCCATAGCTGCTTTTATGAAGGAAGACGTTGAAAAGGTGGGGGATGATTCGAAGTTGAAGCATAGCAACATTGATGATGAGAAGAAGTACAGCATTTTTGCTCTCCAACATGTTACTTCGAAGGGCATTGCGGAGCACTCAGTTGAGGAACTTCTTCATGAGAATAAAGATGATTGTAATGTTGTATCAAAGGATGCCAGCAAGAACATTGAAGCAGATGAAGCTGGGTCGGTGGCCATTGGTGGAAAGATTTGTTTTGAGAAAATTGACGACAGCAACAACTGGACTGAAGGAACGCCGatttctttaaaacaaaaattatttgccGAGTCATCTTCTGGAACATGCGGAATGGGTTCATTTACTGATGCTGTCTCAGTGCTGCATGTTTTATTATCTCAAA CAACAGACCATATACCCCCACAGCTTCTCACTGGATCTGATGCATCTGCCTCGTTCACCAACTGGGAATTGAATTTGATTCAAGGGAAGACAGAACATGATCAAGTTGAATCTGACGAGGAAGCCTTGAAAGACAATTTGACAAGCAACGATTCTGAGCATACTACAAAGGTGAACAAAAATGTTGAAGAAATCTCGTTCACCAACTGGGAAGCGAATTTGATCCAAGTGAATGGAGAACAAGAACAAGTTGAAGAATCTGACGGGGAAGCCTTGAAAGACAGTTTGATAAGCAACGATGTTGAGCATACAGTATGGGTGAACAAAAATGTTGAAGAAATCCTGTTCACCGACCGAGAAGTGAATTTGATCTTAGGGAATGGAGAACAACATCAAGTTGAAGAATCTGATGGAGTAGCCTTGAAAGACAATTCAATAATCAACGATCCTTTAGATGAGCATGGAGCAGAGACAAGCATAAGCAACAATACTTTCGATGATGCTCCTCAAGACTTAAAAGTAGACAATATCTCATATCCTGAAATTCAAAACACCTGTGAAACAGGATTGGGTGCAATAGACAAAGTTAGCTCAGTAACCCCTTCAAAGATGGGCATCTTAGAGGAAGTGGGTATTGGAGGGACTTTCCAACCAGTTATTCCAGTTGAGGCATCACCTGAAACGGCTAAATGTTCGCTACAAAAAACATCTTTAAGCTGCAGCAAACCAGAACAGAACGTGTCTTCAGAACAACTAGTATTTAATGATACCTATTGTAGCTTACCTGAAATCACTTCAGTTTGTTCTGTTGTACAGAAAAATGGTCCCGTGTCTTGTG AAGGCAGGTTTGTACCACAATTATATTGTAAAGATATGAGCAATTATGGAGGAGAAGAAACAACTTGCAACAACATAG GAAGCAATCCCACAGAGCAGGGTGAATTCCACAGAGAGGACTATGAGGTTTTAATAGCACAAAATGTCGGATCTGAGGAAGTTACAGAAGCTTTAAATGATGCTACAGACGATACCAGCTTAGAAACTAATCGAAGTGATCCTCGGGAAGTTGCAATAGAGCAAGCCAATGAGCACCCAGATGAAGTAAATGAATCAGCTCTCATGATTGGCCTTGATTGTCAACCTCAAAATCAGCAGTCatgtcagagagagagagaaagccaCGCCATAGAGACTGAGGCAGCACATTGCTTGCATAAGCTTGATGTTGGTGTTTTCTCCAAGGAGATCGTAGACTTTGGAAATGGCATTGTGACTTCTCCATTCAAATGCCAGAGAGATGTTGATTCCCCTGCTGGTTCTTCATTCAGTGTATCTCAACATCATATAACAGAAAATGATGCCTGGGagctgaatttattttttggagaGAACGAACAAGATGAGAATCAAACATCAGATACACGGTTCTTGCTCACCAATTTGAAAAAAGAGGATGCTGGGAAGGTGGAAGAAAATATAGTTGTTACTGAACATGCCACTGTTCAAGTTGCTGAGGAGCAACAAGGTGAACTAGGGCAAGTAATGGATGAGAAAATTGAAGAGGCAAAACACACATTCTTCACTATTTTAGATGAGCTCAACTTTGAAGATTCCGAAGGTTCAAAGAAGCAAGTTTGTGTTCCCCTCGAGGTTGATAGCATTCAAGAGTGTATTAACTGTGAGAATCATGAAAACAAGTCTGTGAATACCGAGCATTCTTATGATTCCGCGGAAAAAGAAATCTGGATAGATGTTGCTGAGGTGAATGCTTGTCATGATGCTGTTTCATCAGAGCAAAGGGTGGAATGCGATCTAATCTACCTGAAACAACATAATAATGAAAACCTCAGTGGCGAAGATGTTGGAGTAACAAAGGACTTGAGTGTGGATGTGTCGTCCAAACCAGATGTACCCATTTTGGATCAATCTCCGGAAATCACAAATTCAGCTATTAGTAAAG AAATTGCTGTTGGCGATGACCAGAAGCGTCAAATGAAGTTGCCATCACCTCAAAAGACAACTTCATGTGCTGAAGACGAAGAAAGCCATAGCTCGGATGCGAAACAGTTGAACATTTCAATGGTTAAAGTGAAGATCAATAAAACTGGTTTTGTTCAAGCTACTCCCCGGAAGATGGTTACTTATACCGGCATGAAAGAAAACCTGGCAAGTATCAAGAGGGAGCAACGTGGTAATATGACAGCTCCGAACGCATTATCAAAGAGGCGGGCTCTGGGGAATCTCAGAAACAATTAG